One part of the Macaca mulatta isolate MMU2019108-1 chromosome 6, T2T-MMU8v2.0, whole genome shotgun sequence genome encodes these proteins:
- the LOC702864 gene encoding prothymosin alpha — MSDAAVDTSSEITTKDLKEKKEVVEEAENGRDAPANGNANEENGEQEADNEVDEEEEEGGEEEEEEEEGDGEEEDGDEDEEAESATGKRAAEDDEDDNVDTKKQKTDEDD, encoded by the coding sequence ATGTCAGACGCAGCCGTAGACACCAGCTCCGAAATCACCACCAAGGACttaaaggagaagaaggaagttGTGGAAGAGGCAGAAAATGGAAGAGACGCCCCTGCTAACGGGAATGCTAATGAGGAAAATGGGGAGCAAGAGGCTGACAATGAGGtagatgaagaagaggaagaaggcggggaggaagaggaggaggaagaagaaggtgatggtgaggaagaggatggagatgaagatgaggaagctgagtcAGCTACGGGCAAGCGGGCAgctgaagatgatgaggatgacaATGTTGATACCAAGAAGCAGAAGACTGACGAGGATGACTAG